One genomic segment of Catalinimonas alkaloidigena includes these proteins:
- a CDS encoding succinylglutamate desuccinylase/aspartoacylase family protein — MKIGRMIGQLKGREAGPTIIFTGGIHGNEPAGIFALDKVMKEIKDKDIRLNGNIYAISGNLWALERGVRYHQEDLNRLWTSEKMESLLTGKLEVKHEDIAQQIEIYRVLRTILDTGESPFYFIDLHTTSSQTIPFLTVNDSLLNRKFTTQYPVPMILGIEEYLDGPLLSYINELGYVAFGYEGGQHDALFTIESMISFIYLSLVFSGSIEKQAIDFEYYYQLLLQSSEASRGIYEIFSRYEIKSGEAFRMKAGFSNFQEIEKGQVLAESDGQYILAPHDGKIFMPLYQSQGNDGFFLIRKIPPVFLRLSAFLRKFRFDRLLPLLPGVRWLTDQHDVLRVNQNVARFFAKQFFHLLGYRSKQMDKSHLIMKNREAASREQEYQQSFWYKP, encoded by the coding sequence ATGAAAATTGGCCGTATGATTGGCCAACTTAAAGGGCGCGAAGCCGGACCGACCATCATCTTTACGGGAGGTATTCATGGCAACGAACCGGCAGGTATTTTTGCGCTGGATAAGGTGATGAAGGAAATAAAAGATAAGGATATCCGGCTTAATGGAAATATTTATGCGATCAGCGGTAATTTGTGGGCACTGGAAAGAGGCGTGAGATATCATCAGGAAGACCTGAACCGCCTCTGGACGAGCGAAAAGATGGAAAGCTTACTGACTGGCAAACTCGAGGTGAAACATGAAGATATTGCGCAACAGATAGAAATATACCGCGTTCTCAGAACAATTCTGGATACCGGAGAAAGTCCGTTCTACTTCATTGACCTGCATACTACTTCCAGCCAGACTATTCCTTTCCTTACGGTAAATGATAGCTTGCTCAACCGGAAGTTTACTACACAATATCCGGTGCCTATGATACTGGGGATAGAAGAGTATCTGGATGGCCCTTTGCTGAGCTATATCAATGAGTTGGGCTATGTGGCTTTTGGTTATGAGGGAGGACAGCATGACGCTCTGTTTACTATAGAAAGCATGATTTCTTTTATTTATCTCAGCCTGGTTTTTTCGGGTAGCATTGAGAAACAGGCGATTGATTTTGAGTATTATTATCAGTTGCTCTTACAGTCTTCGGAAGCCTCCCGGGGCATATATGAGATTTTTTCTCGTTACGAGATCAAATCAGGGGAGGCTTTCCGCATGAAAGCGGGCTTTAGTAATTTTCAGGAAATTGAGAAAGGGCAAGTACTCGCAGAAAGTGATGGGCAATACATCTTAGCCCCTCATGATGGAAAAATATTTATGCCCTTATACCAGAGCCAGGGCAATGATGGGTTCTTTCTCATCCGTAAAATTCCTCCAGTATTTCTTCGTCTGTCTGCTTTCCTGCGAAAATTTCGTTTTGACCGCCTCCTTCCTCTGCTCCCCGGTGTGCGTTGGCTTACAGATCAGCATGATGTATTGCGTGTCAACCAGAATGTAGCGCGCTTTTTTGCCAAACAGTTTTTTCATCTCCTGGGATACCGGAGTAAGCAAATGGATAAAAGCCACCTGATTATGAAAAACCGGGAAGCAGCTTCAAGGGAGCAGGAGTACCAGCAAAGCTTTTGGTACAAACCATAG
- a CDS encoding transporter substrate-binding domain-containing protein, with protein MNMRIFLTKTSFLIFPLLLFFSAGFAQENSLNIGRDPKIKVAIHSQPPYIIQGKNDTWDGISIQLWREVAESLQLQYQLVNVPEEEQQSALQNGKIDVALLANVSAEKDTLLDFSYFYHTSHLGIAMMQSNNLRDIASAFFSKRFWKIALMLSVLLLIVGTAIYLIERTSNDDNFGGERSIIRGIGAGFWWAGVTMTTIGYGDKAPVTFFGRAVALLWMLIAMGVTSVLTASIISAMGGSYSKTLSIPDDLRDMKVAAVEDSDAATYLKEENVSYQSYPSLKEALQAVENKQLEVAVSSVALLKYTIDNSQNITLKIQPQKRNPQYYALGIREEHDLLEDINREVIRVIKTDQWQQQLERYMPEKAAK; from the coding sequence ATGAACATGCGTATTTTTTTAACGAAAACTTCTTTTTTAATATTTCCTTTGCTATTATTCTTTTCTGCCGGATTTGCTCAAGAGAATAGCCTGAATATAGGCAGAGACCCTAAAATAAAAGTAGCAATCCATTCACAGCCCCCATACATCATTCAGGGTAAGAATGACACCTGGGATGGTATCAGTATACAATTATGGCGTGAAGTCGCCGAAAGCTTACAATTACAATATCAGTTAGTTAATGTGCCTGAGGAGGAGCAGCAAAGTGCTTTGCAAAATGGTAAAATTGATGTTGCATTACTTGCTAACGTATCTGCTGAGAAGGACACTTTACTGGATTTCAGCTATTTTTATCATACATCTCATCTGGGAATAGCAATGATGCAAAGTAATAATCTGCGCGACATTGCTTCAGCCTTCTTCAGCAAGCGTTTCTGGAAAATTGCGCTGATGCTTTCTGTACTGCTGCTCATCGTAGGTACAGCGATCTATTTAATTGAGCGTACCAGCAATGATGATAACTTTGGGGGTGAGCGTTCTATCATCAGGGGGATAGGCGCTGGTTTTTGGTGGGCCGGCGTGACCATGACGACCATTGGCTATGGAGACAAAGCCCCCGTAACCTTTTTTGGCCGCGCAGTAGCCTTGCTATGGATGCTGATTGCCATGGGGGTGACCTCAGTGCTTACGGCAAGTATTATATCCGCTATGGGAGGATCATACAGCAAAACACTTAGCATACCTGATGACTTACGTGATATGAAAGTGGCCGCTGTAGAAGACTCAGATGCTGCTACCTATCTCAAAGAAGAAAATGTCAGCTATCAATCCTACCCAAGTCTGAAGGAAGCATTGCAAGCGGTAGAAAATAAGCAGCTTGAGGTAGCAGTCAGCAGTGTCGCCTTGTTAAAATATACGATTGACAATAGCCAGAACATCACTTTAAAAATACAGCCTCAAAAGCGTAATCCTCAATATTATGCTTTAGGCATAAGAGAAGAACATGATTTACTGGAAGATATCAACCGCGAAGTGATAAGAGTAATCAAGACGGACCAGTGGCAGCAGCAACTGGAGCGTTATATGCCTGAAAAGGCCGCGAAGTAA
- a CDS encoding response regulator has protein sequence MQGIECILLVDDDPITNFINQLLLEKLGFGEDEIMVTTDGDEAVNIVNDTNEKLKKNNTLLLLFLDINMPALDGFEVLDALNEMSLSHSQIKVYLLTSSQNAKDLQKAKDYKICKFIDKPLKEESVKTILDELNPS, from the coding sequence ATGCAAGGGATAGAATGTATTTTATTAGTAGATGATGACCCCATCACTAATTTTATTAACCAATTACTACTGGAAAAGTTAGGGTTTGGGGAAGATGAAATTATGGTGACTACAGACGGTGACGAAGCCGTAAATATTGTGAATGATACCAACGAAAAGCTTAAAAAAAATAACACCCTGCTGTTGCTTTTTCTGGATATCAACATGCCTGCACTGGATGGATTTGAGGTGCTGGATGCCCTGAACGAAATGAGCCTCTCTCACTCACAGATCAAGGTGTATTTACTAACAAGCTCTCAAAACGCTAAAGATCTACAGAAAGCTAAGGATTATAAAATCTGTAAATTCATTGATAAACCGCTGAAAGAAGAAAGCGTTAAAACCATTCTGGATGAGCTCAATCCTTCATAG
- a CDS encoding PAS domain-containing sensor histidine kinase produces MKSVINTSLFSKESQWFHQLYMQAPVAIGIYVGQEHIIEMANPAMCELWGRQYEQVINKPLFKALPEVAEQGFEEILAKVLQTGEPFSGNELPATLERNRRMNLCYFNIIYKPLRDAEGNITGIIQTATEVTEIVKARQMAERNEDILKLSLEAGKMGSWYMDFVQDATIRSIGHSAIFGYKELPADWGVEQFWQHILEEDRAYAQRCYEESLQNGILNYEARIRWPDQSIHWIQVKGKALFNLKGQAVSMSGIITDISEQKEAAERERIAAMEEAARQEEERQNEALKELFMNIPALVASSKGPEHVFDLVNPKYQQLFQGRQLQGLPLLEAIPELKGQDLLNIIEHVYHTGETYVGNEVAVPLDLERTGQLNDHYFTFVYKAMRNSEGNISGILVFAFEVTEQINARKLAERSEESLRIALSAGEMGTWDFDLDSGEFSHSLQYDYIFGYKEQPPDWGFENLIEHVLPKEREYVREQFELAKETGQLNLETQIRSAKQEDRWIALKGKTFFENKKALRMAGVVMDITEIKQKNLELERINTDLDNFVYTASHDLRAPITNLEGLMLAIRGTILGKTNQKEKMLLDMIDTSVGKLNKTITDLVEFTKMQHENAYATREEVSFEEIFEEIKSDVQHLLDAAAPEIKLDFQVPSIIYKRPNLRSILYNLFSNAVKYYAAERPPVIKISTFFEEGAVVLSVKDNGLGLSDEQQQKLFQMFKRLHTHVEGTGIGLYTIKRIIESNGGNLKVHSRQGEGSEFIVHFLNT; encoded by the coding sequence TTGAAATCAGTCATCAACACTTCTCTCTTCTCTAAAGAATCTCAATGGTTTCATCAATTATACATGCAGGCCCCGGTAGCCATAGGCATTTATGTTGGACAGGAACACATAATTGAAATGGCCAACCCTGCCATGTGTGAATTATGGGGGCGGCAATATGAGCAGGTCATCAACAAGCCGCTTTTTAAAGCTCTGCCCGAGGTAGCCGAACAGGGCTTTGAGGAGATACTGGCCAAAGTGCTTCAAACAGGAGAACCTTTCTCGGGGAATGAGCTTCCTGCCACATTGGAGAGAAACCGAAGAATGAACCTTTGCTATTTCAATATTATCTACAAGCCACTACGCGACGCTGAAGGCAATATCACAGGGATTATTCAGACTGCTACGGAAGTCACCGAGATAGTGAAAGCCCGACAGATGGCTGAAAGGAATGAAGATATACTCAAGCTTTCGCTGGAAGCAGGAAAAATGGGGAGCTGGTATATGGATTTTGTACAGGACGCTACGATACGTTCTATTGGGCACAGTGCCATTTTTGGTTATAAGGAGCTTCCTGCCGACTGGGGAGTTGAACAGTTTTGGCAGCATATTCTGGAAGAAGACAGAGCCTATGCACAGAGGTGCTATGAAGAATCATTACAAAATGGTATCCTGAATTATGAAGCAAGAATCAGATGGCCCGATCAAAGTATTCACTGGATCCAGGTAAAAGGTAAAGCTTTGTTTAACCTCAAGGGACAGGCTGTGAGTATGTCAGGCATTATTACTGACATTAGTGAGCAGAAAGAAGCTGCTGAAAGAGAGCGTATTGCAGCTATGGAAGAAGCTGCCCGGCAGGAAGAGGAAAGGCAAAACGAAGCACTAAAAGAGCTTTTCATGAACATTCCCGCCCTTGTTGCTTCTTCGAAAGGTCCCGAACATGTTTTTGATTTGGTAAACCCTAAGTATCAGCAACTCTTTCAGGGTCGCCAGCTACAAGGCCTTCCTCTGCTGGAGGCCATACCAGAACTCAAAGGTCAAGACCTCTTGAACATCATTGAACATGTTTACCACACCGGAGAGACTTACGTTGGTAATGAAGTAGCTGTTCCTCTTGACCTTGAAAGAACAGGACAGCTCAATGATCATTATTTTACCTTTGTATACAAGGCCATGCGCAATAGCGAAGGCAATATCTCCGGAATACTGGTATTTGCCTTTGAAGTAACTGAGCAGATCAATGCCCGTAAACTGGCCGAAAGAAGCGAAGAAAGCCTGCGCATTGCCTTGAGCGCCGGAGAGATGGGCACCTGGGACTTTGATCTGGACAGCGGGGAGTTTTCGCACTCTTTGCAATATGACTACATATTTGGGTACAAAGAGCAGCCTCCCGACTGGGGATTTGAAAACCTGATTGAGCATGTACTACCGAAAGAAAGGGAATATGTAAGAGAGCAGTTTGAGCTGGCAAAAGAGACAGGACAACTCAACCTGGAAACGCAGATACGAAGCGCTAAACAGGAAGACCGCTGGATAGCCCTTAAAGGCAAAACTTTTTTTGAGAATAAAAAAGCCCTGCGTATGGCAGGCGTGGTGATGGACATCACTGAGATCAAGCAGAAGAACCTGGAACTAGAACGGATCAATACTGACCTGGATAATTTTGTGTATACCGCTTCTCACGACCTTAGAGCACCTATTACCAATCTGGAAGGACTCATGCTCGCTATTCGGGGAACTATACTTGGAAAAACGAACCAAAAGGAAAAGATGCTTCTGGATATGATAGATACCTCTGTAGGTAAACTCAACAAAACCATAACTGACCTCGTTGAGTTTACTAAAATGCAGCATGAAAATGCTTATGCCACCCGTGAAGAAGTCAGTTTTGAGGAAATATTTGAAGAAATTAAGTCGGATGTCCAGCACCTGCTTGATGCTGCTGCACCTGAAATCAAGCTTGACTTTCAGGTTCCGAGTATTATTTACAAAAGGCCTAATCTTAGAAGTATTCTGTATAACCTCTTTTCAAATGCTGTAAAATATTATGCTGCTGAGCGTCCTCCTGTAATTAAAATTAGCACCTTTTTTGAGGAGGGTGCAGTGGTACTGTCAGTAAAAGATAATGGCCTGGGCCTGAGCGATGAACAACAGCAGAAGCTATTCCAAATGTTTAAGCGTCTTCACACACATGTGGAAGGCACCGGTATCGGGCTCTATACCATCAAACGTATCATAGAAAGTAATGGAGGTAACCTGAAAGTGCATAGCCGGCAAGGCGAAGGAAGTGAGTTTATCGTACATTTTTTAAACACATAG
- a CDS encoding DUF4097 family beta strand repeat-containing protein, whose amino-acid sequence MRLIKVILIALLTYLLAIGLAHAQEQIAIPLSRPGEAGQLEVQMVRGSISVQSYDGQEVVVRIIGGQKKATKEDTKNGMRRISGPSFGLDATEQDNEVRIDAGPPNQMSNLEILVPSNFSVNAGTVNDGHISISGLSGEMEVSNVNGGIRLEGIRGSAVASTVNGDVRVEFLEVTPDTPMAFSSLNGDIDVSFPSNTKMTAQMKTLNGEIYTDFDINVNASGSVDKRKENGVYKVTVDKSIMGDINGGGPKVIFKNHNGNIYIRRR is encoded by the coding sequence ATGAGACTGATAAAAGTTATATTAATTGCCCTGCTGACTTATCTGTTAGCCATAGGACTAGCCCATGCGCAGGAGCAGATCGCTATCCCACTTAGTCGTCCCGGAGAAGCCGGGCAACTGGAGGTACAAATGGTAAGAGGCTCTATCAGTGTACAGAGTTACGATGGGCAGGAGGTAGTGGTACGCATCATCGGTGGGCAGAAAAAAGCGACCAAAGAAGATACGAAAAATGGTATGCGCAGGATCTCCGGACCAAGTTTTGGGCTGGATGCTACTGAGCAGGATAATGAAGTACGTATTGATGCCGGCCCGCCCAATCAAATGTCTAACCTTGAAATACTCGTACCCTCCAATTTCTCTGTAAACGCTGGCACTGTGAATGACGGACATATCAGTATCAGCGGACTCAGTGGAGAGATGGAAGTGAGCAATGTCAATGGAGGTATTCGCCTGGAAGGCATCAGGGGTTCTGCGGTAGCCAGTACCGTCAATGGCGATGTGAGGGTTGAATTTCTGGAAGTGACACCTGATACACCTATGGCCTTCAGCAGCCTCAACGGAGATATAGATGTGAGCTTTCCTAGCAATACCAAAATGACTGCCCAGATGAAAACACTCAATGGAGAAATCTATACTGATTTTGACATCAACGTAAATGCGTCGGGTAGTGTTGATAAACGAAAAGAGAATGGCGTATACAAAGTTACTGTAGACAAAAGCATTATGGGAGACATCAATGGCGGGGGACCTAAAGTGATCTTCAAGAACCACAATGGCAATATTTATATCCGGAGACGGTAA
- a CDS encoding DUF4097 family beta strand repeat-containing protein, producing MKRIVFTALLICCGLHSHAQKMRVQEEETIRRSLSFAQNTDRLLILKNISGSIEIEGYEGNTVEMEARQVLKGRDQAALEHAKEEVRLITRVEGDIILIYPEDPDVKAELKGRRFHYHVNRHDPDYHSHYDFRLRVPRNVSLQASTVNDGEVRVKNVEGKNIQLHNVNGSIKADKVSGLTEAHTVNGEIEVSYTQKPTQDAEFHTINGDINVICPENLSADVRFKSMNGDLYTNYPEVQTKPGIEQTSAEKGNKKMYRLNQSTLLQINNGGPLLDFNVLNGNVYVKKY from the coding sequence ATGAAAAGAATTGTATTTACTGCCCTGCTCATTTGCTGTGGGCTGCATTCCCATGCCCAAAAAATGCGGGTGCAGGAAGAAGAAACCATCAGGCGTTCGCTCAGCTTTGCGCAAAATACCGACCGCCTTCTTATCCTTAAGAATATCAGCGGAAGTATAGAAATTGAAGGTTATGAGGGCAATACGGTAGAAATGGAAGCCCGGCAGGTTTTGAAGGGAAGAGACCAAGCCGCTCTGGAGCACGCCAAAGAAGAGGTGCGGCTGATCACAAGGGTAGAAGGCGACATTATCCTGATCTACCCTGAAGACCCGGACGTCAAAGCGGAGTTGAAAGGCCGGCGGTTTCACTACCATGTTAACCGCCATGATCCTGACTATCATTCCCATTATGATTTCAGACTGCGGGTACCCCGCAATGTTAGTCTGCAAGCATCTACTGTCAATGATGGGGAAGTGAGGGTCAAAAACGTAGAAGGCAAAAACATTCAACTGCATAATGTCAATGGAAGTATCAAGGCAGACAAGGTCAGCGGACTTACAGAAGCCCATACGGTCAATGGAGAGATAGAAGTGAGCTATACGCAAAAGCCAACGCAGGATGCGGAGTTTCATACCATCAACGGAGATATCAATGTGATCTGCCCTGAAAACCTTAGTGCTGACGTGCGCTTCAAAAGTATGAATGGTGACCTGTATACCAATTATCCTGAAGTACAAACCAAACCCGGTATTGAGCAAACCAGTGCTGAGAAGGGGAACAAGAAAATGTATCGTCTGAACCAATCTACCCTCCTACAAATCAATAATGGCGGGCCACTCCTTGATTTCAATGTGTTAAACGGAAATGTATATGTTAAAAAGTACTGA
- a CDS encoding HEAT repeat domain-containing protein → MKDKHIILVLDYLEGKLSEAQQHQLDELLEAKVIRQEQIEELRQFYMKTETYPTPEPSQQLRHNFFAQLEQEMVKEKRKQSWRSWLPRLQADVKLSHVLSAAFIFLLGLMIGLWFNTNRGYEQQMSAMRAELQNMQETMVINLLEQPSATQRLKAVSISNQLPQNDGKVGVALLKVLNEDPHVNVRLAALDALLNYAHTPRIREGLVQSIPAQEAPMVQIALAEAMVQLQEKRSVEALQQLMEQQELNEMVAEEIKKSIKALT, encoded by the coding sequence ATGAAGGATAAACATATCATATTGGTTCTAGACTATCTGGAGGGCAAACTCAGTGAAGCACAGCAGCATCAACTGGATGAGTTACTTGAGGCTAAGGTGATCCGGCAGGAGCAGATAGAAGAGTTACGTCAATTTTACATGAAGACAGAAACTTATCCGACGCCGGAACCTTCGCAGCAGCTCAGACATAACTTTTTTGCTCAACTCGAGCAGGAGATGGTCAAAGAGAAGCGCAAGCAGAGCTGGAGAAGCTGGCTTCCCCGCCTGCAGGCAGATGTCAAGCTTTCTCATGTTTTGTCCGCGGCTTTCATCTTCTTGCTGGGACTGATGATAGGACTATGGTTTAATACTAATCGTGGCTATGAACAGCAGATGTCAGCGATGCGCGCTGAGTTACAAAATATGCAGGAGACGATGGTGATCAACCTACTGGAACAGCCTTCCGCTACGCAGAGACTTAAAGCAGTAAGCATAAGTAACCAGCTGCCTCAAAATGATGGGAAGGTGGGTGTAGCGCTTCTGAAAGTGCTCAATGAAGACCCTCATGTCAATGTACGGCTGGCGGCTTTGGATGCTTTGCTGAATTATGCACACACCCCCCGAATACGCGAAGGCCTGGTACAATCTATACCGGCACAGGAGGCTCCTATGGTACAAATCGCGCTGGCAGAAGCCATGGTACAGCTCCAGGAGAAAAGGTCGGTAGAGGCTCTCCAGCAACTGATGGAACAACAGGAACTCAACGAAATGGTAGCCGAAGAAATCAAAAAAAGTATCAAAGCTTTAACCTGA
- a CDS encoding RNA polymerase sigma factor — translation MDSSTDNAIMLKVKSGDLEKMGLLFERHHRPLFGFYYRMCQDAELSEDLVQNLFLRMIKYRHTFTGEGKFTSWMYHLARNLLADHYRKKKKMTTDNFKEVEKLWEEEAAQETKEERIRLLEKAMQYLSDDKREVLVLSRYQGLRYQEIADMQNTSEANIKVKVYRALRELKEIFQKLERFSAL, via the coding sequence TTGGATTCCAGCACTGACAACGCCATCATGCTAAAAGTCAAAAGCGGTGATCTCGAGAAGATGGGTCTTCTTTTTGAGCGTCATCACAGGCCTCTTTTTGGCTTTTACTATCGCATGTGTCAGGATGCTGAGCTGAGCGAGGATCTGGTGCAGAATCTCTTTCTGCGGATGATCAAGTATCGGCATACCTTCACTGGAGAGGGGAAATTTACCAGCTGGATGTACCATCTGGCGCGTAACCTGCTGGCTGACCACTACCGGAAAAAGAAGAAAATGACTACTGATAATTTTAAAGAAGTGGAGAAACTGTGGGAAGAAGAAGCCGCACAGGAAACGAAAGAAGAACGAATCAGGCTGCTGGAAAAGGCCATGCAGTACCTGAGCGATGACAAGCGGGAGGTACTGGTACTCAGCCGCTATCAGGGACTACGCTATCAGGAGATCGCCGATATGCAGAACACCAGCGAAGCCAATATCAAAGTAAAAGTATACCGTGCGCTACGGGAGCTAAAAGAGATTTTTCAAAAACTGGAAAGGTTCAGTGCATTATGA
- a CDS encoding DUF2911 domain-containing protein — MKILNSFLLSGFAFLLTFCSPQSPSATSEGSIEGVNVSVDYSSPRVKGRQGKIWGDMLPYGEVWRAGANAATEVTFDQPVMVEGERLDAGTYSLFMIPGEQDWTVIFNAATGISGTEYESVKDQNVLEVSVQPQKNSDLREELNYEVTDGELRLNWEYLTIPLDVQPA, encoded by the coding sequence ATGAAGATTTTAAATTCCTTCCTTTTATCAGGCTTTGCTTTCTTGCTTACCTTTTGCTCCCCACAAAGCCCCTCGGCCACTTCTGAGGGAAGTATAGAAGGTGTTAATGTCAGTGTGGATTACAGTTCTCCGAGAGTAAAAGGGCGACAAGGTAAGATATGGGGAGATATGCTGCCTTATGGAGAAGTATGGCGTGCCGGAGCCAATGCCGCCACTGAAGTTACTTTTGATCAGCCGGTAATGGTGGAAGGAGAACGTCTGGATGCCGGGACCTACAGCCTGTTTATGATTCCTGGGGAGCAGGATTGGACAGTCATCTTCAATGCGGCCACTGGTATTTCAGGTACTGAATATGAATCGGTCAAAGATCAGAATGTACTGGAAGTATCGGTGCAGCCTCAGAAAAACAGTGATTTAAGAGAAGAACTGAATTATGAAGTTACTGATGGTGAGCTCAGGCTGAACTGGGAATATCTGACCATACCCCTGGATGTGCAGCCTGCCTGA
- a CDS encoding AGE family epimerase/isomerase → MKLHLYQASLTLILCVLFGQYSILSGQPITEGNYWKKQAIEEIIKPWTAHAIDHEYGAYHSFLDQDWKPFNGDHKYPGMIARHLFSATVAYMLSGKDEYRQQAAQTYDYLITHGWDEQYGGWYNELDRSGKVVDASKDLFMQTYAITGLAMYYVMRKDSEVKAYVDRSIALLEQHAWDTQNGGGYVRALQQDLTIKNRDKVFSPQLAPLSGYLLYLYAATRDAQYLQMSERILQTVVENMTDEESGWIMEGYDQQWKLLPQGNAWMNTGHNVEVAWMLMRLYDLTGKEEYQKQAMDLNRQLLQYAFHPESGVWYHKIKVADAQQHSEDSPWWVQAYGNMFQLYLYHSSGDQKYLDNFRKGAEFWNQNLIDKKLGGAYLSALADGSIDNGNKAVRTKTSYHAMEHGLLNYLYLDVWANHKRITLHYFITNADEEKLYPLPIEEMAYEIEKVLVNGKAWNQVSQEEGYISLPPKKNQHVEVSLRKR, encoded by the coding sequence ATGAAACTACACCTTTACCAAGCTTCACTCACACTCATTTTATGCGTCCTCTTTGGTCAATATTCTATCCTCTCCGGACAACCTATCACTGAAGGAAACTACTGGAAAAAGCAGGCTATTGAAGAGATCATCAAACCCTGGACAGCACATGCCATAGATCATGAATATGGAGCCTACCATAGCTTTCTGGATCAGGACTGGAAGCCATTCAATGGCGATCATAAATATCCCGGCATGATTGCCCGTCACCTCTTCAGTGCTACCGTAGCCTATATGCTTAGCGGAAAGGATGAATATCGACAGCAGGCTGCCCAAACCTATGATTACCTCATTACCCATGGCTGGGATGAGCAGTACGGTGGCTGGTACAACGAACTGGATCGGTCAGGGAAGGTAGTTGATGCCTCCAAAGACCTTTTTATGCAGACTTATGCTATTACCGGCCTTGCCATGTATTATGTAATGCGTAAAGATAGTGAGGTCAAAGCATATGTAGACCGCTCAATAGCTCTCCTGGAACAACATGCCTGGGATACGCAAAATGGCGGAGGTTATGTACGGGCGCTACAGCAGGATTTGACGATCAAAAACAGAGATAAAGTATTTTCTCCCCAACTGGCCCCACTGTCCGGCTATTTACTTTACCTCTATGCCGCTACCCGCGACGCCCAATATCTGCAAATGAGCGAGCGTATTTTGCAAACAGTAGTGGAAAATATGACTGATGAGGAAAGCGGATGGATCATGGAGGGCTATGATCAGCAGTGGAAGTTGCTGCCCCAAGGCAATGCGTGGATGAACACCGGGCATAACGTAGAAGTAGCCTGGATGCTCATGCGTCTGTACGATCTGACCGGCAAAGAAGAATATCAAAAGCAGGCTATGGATTTGAACAGGCAGTTACTACAATATGCCTTTCACCCGGAAAGTGGAGTTTGGTACCACAAAATCAAAGTAGCGGATGCGCAGCAGCACAGTGAAGACAGCCCCTGGTGGGTACAGGCTTATGGTAATATGTTTCAGCTTTATTTATATCACAGCAGTGGGGATCAAAAGTATCTGGACAACTTCCGTAAAGGAGCCGAGTTCTGGAACCAGAATTTGATAGACAAAAAGCTGGGAGGAGCCTACCTCAGCGCATTAGCCGATGGAAGCATTGATAATGGCAACAAGGCGGTAAGGACCAAAACTTCTTACCATGCCATGGAACACGGACTTCTCAACTACCTCTACCTGGATGTGTGGGCCAATCACAAGCGCATTACTTTACATTATTTTATCACCAACGCTGATGAAGAAAAACTCTATCCTTTACCCATAGAAGAAATGGCATATGAGATAGAAAAAGTGCTGGTTAACGGTAAGGCCTGGAATCAGGTCAGTCAGGAGGAGGGATACATTAGCCTCCCTCCCAAAAAAAATCAGCATGTAGAAGTGAGCCTGAGAAAGCGATAG